A section of the Phaseolus vulgaris cultivar G19833 chromosome 8, P. vulgaris v2.0, whole genome shotgun sequence genome encodes:
- the LOC137826764 gene encoding uncharacterized protein isoform X1 — translation MDRSWINVVRISDEYERGVEEFIQFAQRNAIISGHDGAKIRCLCVNYLNGRILDVNIMREHLLCDGFLRSYTTWTWHGELLNLPRVSVTEEYVGSTMDEAVHDDGDDDRLEDMIRDVGAECFAKAHGYESMSKDAETPLYPGSTNFTRLSAVLRLMNLKAINGWTDKSFTELLQLLKDMLPEGNSLPNRNYEAKKILCPMGMEYKKMHACPNDCILYRKDFELLKSCPRCGLSRYKLKQKDDDFIDEMEKHGPPMKVMWYLPIIPRMKRLFANPDDAKNLRWHADERKCDGMYRHPADSIQWKKFDDDFPEFGKESRNIRLGLATDGMNPFGNMSTNHRSWPVLLVIYNLPPRLCMKRKYMMLSMMISGPKQPDI, via the coding sequence atggatcgaagttggattaatgttgttcgtataagtgatgagtacgaaaggggagtagaggaatttatacaatttgcgcaacgtaacgcgattattagtggtcatgatggagcaaagatcaggtgtctgTGCGTTAACtatttgaatggaaggatactggatgtgaatatcatgagggaacacctgctatgtgatgggtttcttcgatcttatacaacttggacatggcatggtgaattattaaatttaccacgtgtttccgtaactgaagaatatgtgggttctaccatggatgaagcagtacacgatgatggagatgatgatcgattggaggacatgattcgtgatgtgggagctgagtgttttgcaaaagcgcatggatatgaaagtatgtcaaaagatgcagagactcctttgtatcctggatcaactaacttcacacggttgtcggcggtgttaagattgatgaatttgaaggcaataaacggatggactgataaaagcttcacggaattgctccagctattgaaggatatgcttccagagggaaatagtctacctaatcgtaattacgaggccaaaaagattctttgtccaatgggtatggagtacaaaaagatgcatgcatgtcctaatgattgtatattataccggaaagattttgaattgttgaaaagttgtccgaggtgtgggttatcacgttataagttgaaacaaaaagatgatgattttATTGATGagatggaaaagcatggacccccaatgaaggttatgtggtatcttcccatcattccaaggatgaagcgtttgtttgcaaacccagacgatgctaagaatcttagatggcatgcagatgagaggaaatgtgatggcatgtaccgacatccagctgattctattcaatggaagaaatttgatgatgactttccagaatttggtaaagaatcaagaaatatccgacttggtttagctacagacggaatgaatccgtttggtaatatgagtacaaatcacaggtcatggcctgtattactagttatttacaacttacctcctagattgtgcatgaagcgaaaatacatgatgttgtctatgatgatatccggtccgaaacaaccaGATATCTGA
- the LOC137826764 gene encoding uncharacterized protein isoform X2, which yields MYGFLDPAYTNPVGPNSTETQAYITNILEKEGKQIYLCPYINEHHWQLLVLSMVDKTAVWFCSLHKKMPTKFKDIIDTSWRGYNILKSRSSSNNSNYIRVKCNKQPGSYECGYYIMQWMITIIRLGVKTGWKELFTEETPMNEEGISYVRDSWSTYFINFYNSSIGKQ from the exons atgtatggattcttagatcctgcatatactaatcccgttggaccaaactcaactgagactcaagcatacatcactaacatcctggaaaaagagggaaaacaaatttatttatgcccttatattaatga gcatcattggcagttacttgtcttatcaatggttgataagactgctgtgtggttttgttccctacacaagaagatgcccacaaaatttaaggatatcattgatac ttcatggcgtggatataacatcctaaaaagtcgatccagttcaaataattcgaactacataagagtaaag tgtaataaacaaccaggaagctatgagtgtggctattacattatgcaatggatgattaccattataagactaggtgttaaaactggttggaaagag ttattcacagaagaaacaccaatgaatgaggaaggcatttcatatgttagagattcttggtccacatatttcattaatttttataactctagcataggtaaacaatag